In Pecten maximus unplaced genomic scaffold, xPecMax1.1, whole genome shotgun sequence, the following proteins share a genomic window:
- the LOC117320592 gene encoding uracil-DNA glycosylase-like has translation MKVKVVILGQDPYHGPGQAHGLSFSFQGEEDEPLPRSLKNIYNELMTDIPGFQHPKHGSLIGWGRQGVLLLNTCLTVEQGKPKSHNDQGWETFTDAVISYLSNNYTGLVFMLWGKEAQEKTVLIDPARHHVLECSHPSPRSVNKTDRPFNGCKHFSRCNACLVGQGKDPIDWNCLSID, from the exons ATGAAG GTGAAGGTGGTGATATTGGGACAGGATCCATACCATGGACCAGGTCAAGCTCATG GTCTGAGTTTCAGTTTTCAGGGCGAGGAGGACGAGCCTCTTCCACGTAG CTTAAAGAATATTTACAACGAGCTGATGACTGATATTCCAGGATTCCAACATCCAAAACATGGCTCGCTGATTGGCTGGGGTAGACAAG GTGTCCTTTTGTTGAACACCTGTCTCACAGTGGAGCAAGGCAAACCTAAATCTCATAACGACCAAGGCTGGGAAACATTTACAGACGCTGTCATATCATATCTCAGCAACAACTACACGGGGCTGGTGTTTATGTTGTGGGGAAAGGAAGCTCAAGAAAAGACAGTCTTAATAGACCCG GCTCGGCACCACGTTCTCGAGTGTTCCCATCCATCACCTAGGTCTGTAAATAAAACTGATCGCCCATTCAACGGCTGCAAACACTTCTCCAGATGTAATGCATGCTTAGTAGGACAAGGCAAGGACCCTATAGATTGGAATTGCCTTTCTATCGATTAG